In a genomic window of Lacrimispora sp. BS-2:
- a CDS encoding CvpA family protein: MTKLYMENWLSVAAGVYLLGMVLYGHHRGFIRLVVSMLAVVLSLTIVRVALPSVTGYLKENTSLQQTISENMKKSIGLEQEENPSGEALEAPSAQRMIIENLKLPQNIKNALIENNNSEVYQMLGVQAFTDYVGNYLADVILNSAGFVLLFAGIYVFSRLVMRWLDIISRLPIISGINKIAGALLGGLEGLVFLWIACLLVTAFSGTEWGLMLTRQIEASKWLSFIYTHNFLNLMVLGVLRSFV, from the coding sequence ATGACAAAGCTATATATGGAAAACTGGTTATCTGTAGCGGCCGGGGTTTATCTTTTGGGAATGGTCCTTTATGGCCATCACAGAGGATTTATCCGGTTGGTCGTATCAATGCTGGCAGTGGTCTTATCCTTGACCATTGTCCGGGTCGCTTTACCCTCGGTAACAGGGTATTTAAAGGAAAATACAAGTCTTCAGCAGACTATTTCTGAAAACATGAAAAAATCCATTGGTTTGGAGCAGGAAGAAAACCCGTCCGGGGAAGCCCTGGAAGCTCCCTCAGCCCAGCGCATGATTATTGAAAATCTTAAGCTGCCCCAAAATATCAAGAATGCACTCATTGAAAATAACAACAGTGAGGTGTATCAGATGCTGGGAGTTCAGGCATTTACGGACTATGTTGGAAACTATCTTGCAGATGTAATTCTTAATTCCGCAGGATTTGTTCTTCTGTTTGCTGGCATTTATGTGTTCTCAAGGCTGGTCATGAGGTGGCTGGATATTATTTCCAGGCTGCCTATCATATCAGGAATCAACAAAATAGCAGGCGCCCTGCTGGGAGGCCTGGAGGGACTTGTATTCCTGTGGATTGCCTGTCTGCTGGTCACTGCTTTCTCCGGAACTGAGTGGGGCTTAATGCTGACCCGGCAGATCGAAGCGAGTAAATGGCTGTCCTTTATTTATACCCATAATTTCCTGAATCTGATGGTTCTGGGGGTATTGCGCAGCTTTGTGTGA
- a CDS encoding Cof-type HAD-IIB family hydrolase translates to MDIKLIAIDLDGTLLDSKKRLSDVNRKTLIQCVQKGIWVVPCTGRTVHGIPEEIKGISGIRYAITTNGAVIEDMQEKAVIDTQMLSREHALELLHLVDSYHVMYDPYIDRRGITEPRFIEHLSEYCLPAELQELVRMTRDVYPNIIEFVEKSYKPVEKINLFFPDMEERARLRAELEKRTDILVTSSLPNNLEINALGATKGEAILRLASHLGLNGKQTMAIGDGENDFSMIQKAGIGVAMKNGSKELHAAADYITDTNDENGVASAIDHLVLEAKG, encoded by the coding sequence GTGGATATTAAACTCATTGCAATTGATTTGGATGGTACCCTGTTAGACAGTAAAAAACGACTGTCTGATGTCAACCGTAAGACTCTTATTCAATGTGTCCAAAAAGGAATATGGGTTGTTCCGTGCACCGGCCGGACAGTACATGGAATACCGGAAGAAATAAAAGGCATTTCTGGAATCCGTTATGCAATTACCACCAATGGCGCGGTCATCGAGGATATGCAAGAAAAAGCAGTTATTGACACTCAGATGTTATCCAGGGAACATGCGCTGGAGCTTTTGCACCTGGTAGATTCCTACCATGTCATGTATGATCCCTACATAGACAGGCGTGGGATAACGGAACCCCGCTTTATTGAACACCTATCAGAATACTGTCTACCTGCCGAGTTACAGGAACTGGTCCGCATGACCAGGGATGTTTATCCCAATATCATAGAGTTTGTGGAGAAAAGCTATAAGCCTGTAGAGAAGATCAACCTGTTTTTCCCGGATATGGAAGAACGCGCCAGACTAAGGGCTGAATTGGAAAAGAGGACAGATATTCTGGTCACCTCCTCCCTACCTAACAATCTGGAGATCAATGCGCTCGGTGCCACAAAGGGAGAAGCAATCTTAAGGCTTGCTTCCCATTTAGGACTTAACGGAAAGCAGACAATGGCAATTGGAGATGGAGAAAACGATTTTTCCATGATCCAAAAGGCAGGAATCGGAGTGGCTATGAAAAATGGAAGCAAAGAGCTTCATGCTGCTGCTGATTATATAACGGATACCAATGATGAAAACGGAGTGGCATCCGCTATTGATCATTTGGTATTGGAAGCAAAAGGTTGA
- a CDS encoding tetratricopeptide repeat protein, which translates to MDKYEFNIKVEQIKKLVGKNDYDTAMKIADTIDWKRVRNTNLLSMVAMVYEKNEDYQEAKEILLQAFERAPIGKRLLYKLAELAIKEGNIEEAEAYYKEFGDLASDDPRQQLLRYMILKAKGAPAQQLIHSLESYTSVELDEKWLYELAELYSLAGIPDRCVETCDRIMLMFGLGKYVDKAMDLKIQYAPLTNYQMDLVENRDKYEAKLRAVEQEYSSGRRRSPEPEPQEEYYEEEQEPREEPAMLFRENPVEDNLEARLQEAAVQETLAREMSKISYEEPVIQEEPRLEHTRVLEDIRRVGRPVTAIPKPRSLYETAEEESLLYHSGPVIEEEEPEGPGMEESYIGGYYDGEGDYEELDEAREQFAATDDNFHESGDQPEDDYGYEENDYDQPDESYYEAEEEEQPYESLNPASDEEDTPSWDQNFQSYGDEDNLEFEDLYEEDEDEPEETPVQNHLMIEARTPEKGLHMAVEALKQIHIENNVKNPVAKITGSKLSKRGVLASADRLAGKDLVIEQAGDLTREALEELNELMDQDTSGMIVVLIDNPKQMETLHREHPALASKFECIGSGEEAPAFGIRETVREERPVRAAKAPAYKLLTPSFKQEDLREEPCEDYGKQEYNYEYDSWQKNDYRGNGAYEDGVCEDGAYEGSVYENGVCEDSDFYEEGEEFRPSVRDEEGPGFQGEEMDIDEFAQYACRYANEIDCSITGKSMLALYERIEIMEEDGIPLNRANAEGLIEEAADRAEKPSLGKRIKGLFSTKYDKDGLLVLKEEHFIY; encoded by the coding sequence ATGGATAAGTACGAGTTTAATATAAAGGTTGAACAGATTAAAAAACTGGTCGGCAAAAACGACTATGATACGGCTATGAAAATAGCCGACACAATAGACTGGAAGAGAGTCCGCAATACCAATCTGCTTTCCATGGTAGCCATGGTTTATGAGAAAAATGAAGATTACCAGGAAGCCAAGGAGATTCTTCTCCAGGCTTTTGAACGTGCTCCAATTGGAAAACGCCTTCTTTATAAGCTGGCAGAGCTGGCGATCAAGGAGGGAAATATCGAAGAGGCAGAGGCCTATTACAAGGAATTTGGCGACTTGGCATCTGATGATCCCAGGCAGCAGCTGCTTCGGTATATGATTTTAAAAGCAAAAGGAGCGCCGGCCCAGCAGCTTATTCATTCCCTGGAATCCTATACCAGTGTGGAGCTGGATGAGAAATGGCTGTATGAACTGGCTGAACTGTATAGCCTGGCAGGCATACCTGACCGCTGTGTGGAAACCTGCGACCGGATCATGCTGATGTTTGGCCTTGGAAAATATGTGGACAAGGCCATGGATTTAAAAATACAGTATGCACCGCTTACCAACTACCAGATGGATCTTGTGGAGAACCGGGACAAATACGAAGCCAAACTGCGGGCGGTTGAACAGGAATACAGTTCAGGAAGAAGACGTAGTCCAGAGCCGGAGCCGCAAGAAGAATATTATGAAGAAGAGCAAGAGCCCCGTGAGGAGCCTGCCATGTTATTTAGAGAGAATCCTGTGGAGGATAATCTGGAAGCGAGGCTTCAGGAGGCTGCAGTTCAGGAAACGCTGGCAAGAGAAATGTCAAAAATCTCCTATGAAGAACCCGTTATACAGGAAGAACCCAGGCTGGAACACACCAGAGTGCTGGAGGATATCCGGAGAGTAGGCCGCCCTGTAACTGCCATACCAAAACCCAGGAGTCTCTATGAGACTGCAGAAGAGGAATCTCTTTTGTATCATTCTGGGCCTGTTATAGAGGAAGAGGAACCGGAAGGCCCTGGAATGGAAGAGTCCTATATTGGCGGATATTATGACGGTGAAGGGGACTATGAAGAACTGGATGAGGCCAGAGAGCAGTTCGCCGCTACAGACGATAATTTTCATGAATCCGGTGATCAGCCGGAGGATGATTATGGCTATGAAGAAAATGATTATGATCAGCCAGATGAATCTTATTATGAAGCGGAAGAGGAAGAGCAGCCTTATGAATCTTTAAATCCAGCATCAGACGAGGAAGACACCCCGTCCTGGGACCAAAACTTCCAGAGCTACGGCGATGAGGATAATCTGGAGTTTGAGGATCTGTATGAAGAAGATGAAGACGAACCAGAAGAAACTCCTGTTCAGAATCATCTCATGATAGAGGCAAGAACTCCTGAAAAAGGACTTCATATGGCTGTTGAAGCCTTAAAACAGATCCATATTGAAAATAACGTAAAGAATCCGGTGGCAAAAATCACTGGCTCCAAGTTATCCAAGCGGGGAGTGCTGGCGTCTGCAGACAGGCTGGCAGGAAAGGATCTGGTTATTGAGCAAGCCGGGGATCTTACCAGGGAAGCGCTTGAAGAGTTAAATGAATTGATGGATCAGGATACAAGCGGAATGATCGTGGTTCTTATTGATAACCCAAAACAAATGGAAACCCTCCACCGGGAACATCCGGCACTTGCAAGTAAATTTGAATGCATCGGAAGCGGAGAAGAAGCTCCGGCTTTCGGTATAAGAGAAACAGTGCGGGAGGAACGACCGGTTAGAGCTGCCAAGGCACCTGCTTATAAACTCTTAACCCCTTCCTTTAAACAGGAAGATTTAAGAGAAGAACCCTGCGAGGATTATGGGAAACAGGAATATAATTATGAATATGATTCCTGGCAGAAGAACGATTATAGGGGGAACGGCGCCTATGAAGACGGTGTCTGTGAAGATGGGGCTTACGAGGGCAGTGTTTATGAAAACGGTGTCTGTGAAGACAGCGATTTCTACGAAGAGGGTGAAGAATTCCGCCCGTCTGTCCGGGATGAGGAAGGCCCTGGCTTTCAGGGAGAAGAGATGGATATTGACGAATTCGCCCAATATGCCTGTCGTTATGCCAATGAGATCGACTGCAGCATTACCGGAAAGAGCATGTTGGCACTGTATGAAAGAATTGAAATCATGGAAGAAGACGGAATTCCTCTCAACAGGGCCAATGCGGAAGGTCTGATTGAAGAAGCGGCTGACCGTGCAGAAAAGCCTTCCCTTGGAAAACGGATTAAAGGTTTGTTTTCCACAAAATATGACAAAGACGGCCTTCTTGTTTTAAAAGAGGAACATTTTATTTATTAA
- the recR gene encoding recombination mediator RecR has product MNYYSSQITRLIEELSRLPGIGGKSAQRLAFHIINMPEEQVAGLASSITEAKRNVRYCKECFTLTDQEKCPICQSEKRNHKVIMVVEDTRDLAAYEKTGKFDGVYHVLHGAISPMLGIGPGDIKLKELMQRLQGDVDEVIIATNSSLEGETTAMYISKLIKPTGIRVTRIASGVPVGGDLEYIDEVTLLRALEGRVEL; this is encoded by the coding sequence ATGAATTACTATAGCAGTCAAATAACCAGATTAATTGAAGAACTGTCCAGGCTACCGGGTATTGGCGGTAAATCCGCACAGCGTCTGGCATTTCATATCATCAATATGCCGGAGGAACAAGTGGCAGGTCTTGCTTCATCCATTACAGAAGCAAAACGCAATGTACGTTACTGCAAGGAATGCTTTACCTTGACGGATCAGGAGAAATGCCCCATCTGCCAGAGTGAAAAACGCAATCACAAGGTAATTATGGTAGTGGAAGACACCAGGGACTTGGCTGCTTATGAAAAGACAGGAAAATTTGATGGCGTTTACCATGTCCTGCATGGGGCTATCTCTCCCATGCTGGGAATTGGACCTGGTGACATAAAGCTGAAGGAACTGATGCAGAGACTGCAGGGGGATGTGGATGAGGTGATCATTGCAACCAATTCCAGTCTTGAGGGAGAGACGACAGCCATGTACATCAGCAAGCTGATCAAGCCGACAGGAATCAGGGTTACCCGTATAGCCAGCGGAGTTCCCGTTGGAGGAGACTTGGAGTACATAGATGAGGTGACATTGTTACGGGCCCTGGAAGGCCGGGTTGAACTGTAG
- a CDS encoding YbaB/EbfC family nucleoid-associated protein: MAKRGGFPGAMPGNMNNLMKQAQKMQRQMEETTKALEDKEYTAAAGGGAVSVTVSGKKEVTAVKLSQEVVDPDDIEMLEDLIMAATNEAFRQMEEESSSAMAKLTGGLGGLGGGFPF; encoded by the coding sequence ATGGCAAAACGTGGCGGTTTTCCAGGCGCAATGCCTGGCAATATGAATAATTTAATGAAGCAGGCTCAGAAGATGCAGCGTCAGATGGAAGAGACAACAAAGGCGCTGGAGGACAAGGAATATACGGCCGCAGCAGGCGGCGGAGCTGTGTCAGTCACTGTTTCAGGAAAAAAGGAAGTGACTGCGGTTAAATTATCCCAGGAAGTTGTGGATCCGGATGATATCGAGATGCTTGAGGACCTGATCATGGCTGCTACGAATGAAGCGTTCCGCCAGATGGAAGAAGAAAGCAGCTCCGCCATGGCGAAGCTGACCGGCGGCCTTGGCGGTTTAGGCGGAGGCTTTCCGTTCTAA
- the dnaX gene encoding DNA polymerase III subunit gamma/tau, whose amino-acid sequence MSYTALYRKWRPPSFSDVKGQDHIVQTLKNQIVSERIGHAYLFCGTRGTGKTSIAKIFAKAVNCEHPADGSPCGECQTCKNIAAGASLNVVEIDAASNNGVENIREIREEVQYPPTEGKYRVYIIDEVHMLSTGAFNALLKTLEEPPSYVIFILATTEVQKIPVTVLSRCQRYDFKRITVETIVEHLKGLTAAEHIQVEDHALTYIAKAADGALRDALSLLDQCIAFHYGELLTYDNVLDVLGAVDITVFGTMFRAIVENRTKDCIACLEEMVIQGRELGQFVIDFIWYLRNLLILKSVDHGENLLDMSTENQNLLKEDSERTDNDTLLRYIRVFSDLSNQLRYAFQKRVLIEVALIKLTRPQMEQNLDSILQRISNIEKQLESGIVVNASPDGSKSAEGKDGSNAPVHELTPAERVALPKGQLEDLNLIRSEWGKIIRELGGPIRASFRDTVVEPAGESCLCVVFSDQSNYMIGSREATVSEIGRYVEDHYQKSITFKTRLRGGEERFDTIYVSDEELKTNILMDITIED is encoded by the coding sequence ATGTCATATACGGCATTGTATCGGAAATGGCGTCCTCCTTCCTTTTCGGATGTAAAGGGTCAGGACCATATCGTACAAACATTAAAAAATCAGATAGTATCCGAACGTATTGGGCATGCATATCTATTCTGCGGAACAAGAGGAACCGGTAAGACCAGTATTGCCAAGATCTTTGCAAAAGCGGTTAATTGCGAGCACCCGGCAGACGGAAGTCCCTGCGGGGAATGCCAGACCTGTAAGAACATCGCAGCCGGCGCATCCCTGAATGTGGTTGAAATTGACGCTGCATCAAATAATGGCGTGGAGAATATCAGGGAGATAAGGGAAGAAGTCCAGTATCCTCCCACAGAAGGCAAATATCGGGTTTATATCATTGACGAGGTTCATATGCTTTCAACAGGAGCATTTAATGCACTGTTAAAAACGTTGGAAGAACCTCCATCCTATGTCATATTTATTCTGGCAACTACGGAAGTCCAGAAGATTCCGGTGACGGTCCTGTCACGGTGCCAGCGATATGATTTTAAGCGCATTACGGTGGAAACCATTGTAGAGCATTTAAAAGGGCTGACAGCCGCAGAACATATCCAGGTGGAAGACCACGCCCTTACTTATATCGCCAAGGCGGCTGACGGCGCATTGCGTGATGCCTTAAGCCTTCTGGACCAGTGCATTGCATTTCATTACGGAGAGCTTCTCACCTACGACAATGTCCTGGATGTTCTGGGAGCCGTAGACATCACCGTGTTTGGAACGATGTTTCGCGCAATCGTGGAAAACCGGACAAAAGACTGTATTGCCTGCCTTGAGGAGATGGTGATCCAGGGCAGAGAGCTGGGCCAGTTCGTCATTGATTTTATTTGGTATTTAAGAAACCTTTTAATACTAAAATCCGTCGATCATGGAGAAAATCTGCTTGATATGTCAACGGAGAATCAGAACCTGTTAAAAGAGGACAGCGAACGTACGGACAATGATACGCTTTTGCGGTATATCCGGGTGTTCTCAGATCTGTCCAATCAGCTTCGCTATGCTTTCCAGAAACGGGTCTTAATTGAGGTTGCCCTAATAAAGCTGACCCGTCCCCAGATGGAACAGAATCTGGATTCCATACTTCAGCGGATCAGCAATATAGAAAAGCAGTTGGAAAGCGGTATCGTGGTAAATGCTTCCCCCGATGGCTCAAAATCGGCGGAAGGAAAAGACGGCAGCAATGCCCCTGTCCACGAATTGACCCCGGCAGAGCGGGTGGCTTTACCAAAAGGCCAGTTAGAGGATTTGAATCTGATCCGCAGTGAATGGGGGAAGATCATTCGGGAACTTGGAGGACCGATCCGGGCCAGTTTCCGGGATACGGTTGTAGAGCCTGCAGGCGAGAGCTGTCTTTGCGTAGTCTTTTCCGATCAAAGCAACTACATGATCGGAAGCAGGGAAGCAACTGTTTCAGAGATTGGGCGGTATGTGGAAGACCATTACCAGAAGTCCATAACCTTTAAGACCAGGCTTCGGGGCGGAGAGGAACGGTTTGATACCATTTATGTCAGCGATGAAGAATTAAAAACAAATATTTTAATGGATATAACAATTGAAGATTAA
- a CDS encoding ATP-dependent 6-phosphofructokinase: protein MIRIGMLTSGGDCQSLNATMRGVAKALYRMPGDIEIVGFEDGYKGLIYEEYRIMKPEDFSGILTNGGTILGTSRQPFKLMRTPDENGLNKVEAMKHTYRKLKLECLVVLGGNGSQKTANLLREEGLNVVSLPKTIDNDLWGTDITFGFQSAVNVATNAIDCIHTTAASHGRVFIVEVMGHKVGWLTLHAGLAGGADIILLPEIPYDLDIVVKALKSRTQNGKKFSILAVAEGAISKENACLTKKELKEKKKNGVVYPSVAYEIGAQITERTGQEVRVTVPGHMQRGGDPCPFDRVLSTRLGAEAAKLINNKEYGYMVAVNNNEIVKIPLADVAGKLKTVDPESSIVKEAKMIGISFGDE, encoded by the coding sequence ATGATAAGAATTGGAATGCTTACAAGCGGAGGCGACTGCCAGAGCCTGAATGCCACCATGCGCGGCGTAGCAAAGGCACTGTACCGAATGCCCGGCGATATTGAGATTGTTGGATTTGAAGACGGTTACAAAGGGCTGATTTATGAAGAGTACCGTATCATGAAGCCGGAAGATTTTTCCGGGATCCTGACAAATGGCGGGACAATCCTCGGTACCTCCAGACAGCCGTTTAAACTTATGAGGACACCTGACGAGAACGGTCTTAATAAAGTAGAAGCCATGAAACACACCTATAGAAAGCTGAAATTGGAATGCCTGGTGGTATTAGGCGGCAATGGAAGCCAGAAAACGGCCAATCTCCTTCGGGAAGAGGGGCTGAATGTAGTATCCCTTCCCAAGACCATTGATAATGATTTGTGGGGAACCGATATTACCTTTGGATTCCAGAGTGCGGTCAATGTGGCTACCAATGCCATTGATTGCATCCATACGACAGCAGCTTCCCATGGACGAGTATTCATTGTGGAAGTCATGGGACACAAGGTCGGCTGGCTTACCCTCCATGCAGGACTCGCCGGCGGAGCTGACATCATCCTGCTGCCGGAGATTCCCTATGATCTGGATATCGTGGTCAAAGCATTAAAGAGCAGGACCCAAAACGGCAAGAAGTTTTCCATTCTGGCCGTGGCGGAAGGGGCAATTTCCAAGGAAAATGCCTGCCTGACGAAAAAAGAATTAAAAGAAAAAAAGAAAAATGGAGTGGTTTACCCTTCTGTGGCATATGAGATCGGGGCTCAGATCACGGAGCGCACCGGACAAGAAGTGCGGGTTACCGTACCAGGCCATATGCAGAGAGGCGGCGATCCATGCCCCTTTGACAGAGTGCTTTCCACCCGCCTTGGGGCTGAGGCAGCAAAGCTCATAAATAACAAAGAATACGGATATATGGTAGCGGTGAATAACAATGAGATTGTTAAGATTCCGTTAGCCGATGTAGCCGGAAAATTAAAAACCGTCGATCCGGAAAGCTCTATCGTTAAGGAGGCCAAGATGATAGGCATCAGCTTCGGCGACGAATAA
- the tadA gene encoding tRNA adenosine(34) deaminase TadA: protein MTTDEKYMRTAIRQAEKAGAIGEVPIGCVIVYEDKIIARGYNRRTIDKNVLSHAEINAIRKACRKIGDWRLENCTMYVTLEPCPMCAGAIVQARIPRVVIGCMNAKAGCAGSVLDMLHEEGFNHQVETETGVLGEACSQMMKDFFKELRERNKKKLEDKSPSTP, encoded by the coding sequence ATGACAACAGATGAGAAATATATGCGCACAGCAATAAGACAGGCTGAAAAGGCAGGCGCCATAGGCGAGGTCCCCATAGGCTGCGTCATTGTTTATGAAGATAAAATCATTGCCCGCGGATATAACCGCCGCACCATTGATAAAAATGTCCTATCCCACGCAGAAATCAACGCCATCCGTAAAGCCTGCAGAAAAATAGGGGACTGGAGACTTGAGAACTGCACCATGTATGTTACATTGGAACCCTGTCCCATGTGTGCCGGAGCCATTGTCCAGGCCAGGATCCCCAGAGTGGTCATCGGCTGCATGAATGCAAAGGCCGGCTGTGCAGGATCAGTGCTTGATATGCTTCATGAGGAAGGCTTTAACCATCAGGTTGAAACAGAGACAGGGGTTTTAGGAGAAGCGTGTTCTCAAATGATGAAAGATTTTTTTAAAGAACTGAGGGAAAGGAACAAGAAGAAACTGGAAGACAAATCCCCTTCAACTCCTTGA
- a CDS encoding anaerobic ribonucleoside-triphosphate reductase activating protein, with protein sequence MKLCGLQKTTLLDFPGHVAATIFLGGCNFRCPFCHNSELIGSEAKSIFSEEEILGFLNKRKGILEGVCITGGEPTLAEDLEPFIRKIRDLGYLIKLDTNGYRPEVLKSLVLKGLLDYVAMDIKAGRENYHKAAGVKGLKIKDIEESAAFLLDGTLPFEFRTTAVKGIHSLRDFADIGKWLAGCPHYYLQNYVDSDQVLCPGYQSFSKEELDKFLNILKPLIPNAMLRGVEG encoded by the coding sequence ATGAAACTATGCGGTCTTCAAAAAACAACGCTTCTGGACTTTCCCGGCCACGTAGCAGCCACGATCTTTCTTGGCGGCTGCAATTTTCGCTGTCCCTTCTGCCATAACAGCGAACTGATCGGAAGCGAGGCAAAGTCCATATTCAGCGAAGAAGAAATTTTAGGTTTTTTAAATAAACGAAAAGGGATTTTAGAAGGCGTCTGCATTACAGGGGGAGAACCCACCCTGGCTGAGGATTTAGAACCCTTTATCCGGAAAATACGGGATCTGGGCTATCTCATTAAACTGGATACCAACGGTTATCGGCCGGAGGTCTTAAAAAGCCTTGTTTTAAAGGGACTTTTGGACTATGTAGCAATGGATATTAAAGCCGGCAGGGAAAATTATCACAAGGCGGCGGGAGTAAAGGGTCTTAAGATAAAGGACATTGAGGAAAGCGCTGCTTTTCTCCTTGATGGAACCCTTCCTTTTGAATTCCGCACAACGGCCGTAAAAGGGATTCACAGCCTCAGGGATTTTGCAGATATCGGGAAATGGCTGGCAGGTTGTCCCCATTATTATCTGCAAAACTATGTGGACTCGGACCAGGTCCTGTGTCCTGGCTATCAGTCATTTTCCAAGGAAGAGCTGGATAAATTCTTAAACATCTTAAAACCCCTGATTCCCAATGCCATGCTTAGGGGTGTTGAAGGTTAA
- the nagB gene encoding glucosamine-6-phosphate deaminase, translating to MKLYRAKDYNDMSRKAANIISAQIIMKPNCVLGLATGSSPVGTYKQLIEWYNKGDLDFSQVKTANLDEYKGLTRDNDQSYYYFMRENLFRHVNIDEANTNIPDGMEPDANKEAARYEEVIKGLGGVDLQLLGLGHNGHIGFNEPSDIFPKDTHIVDLQESTIEANKRFFASIDEVPRQAYTMGIGTIMRARKILLIISGADKADILYDVICGPVTSRVPASILQLHPDVTIVADEAALSKMENI from the coding sequence ATGAAGCTTTATCGCGCGAAGGACTACAATGATATGAGCCGTAAGGCCGCTAATATTATATCTGCTCAGATTATTATGAAACCGAACTGCGTTCTGGGACTGGCTACCGGTTCCTCTCCTGTCGGCACCTATAAACAGTTAATCGAGTGGTACAACAAAGGGGATCTGGATTTTTCCCAGGTAAAGACTGCCAATCTTGATGAATACAAGGGGCTTACCAGGGATAATGACCAGAGCTATTATTATTTTATGCGTGAGAATCTGTTCCGCCATGTAAACATTGACGAAGCAAATACTAATATACCAGATGGTATGGAACCTGATGCCAATAAAGAGGCTGCCCGTTATGAGGAAGTAATTAAAGGTCTTGGCGGTGTTGACTTACAGCTCTTAGGACTTGGTCACAACGGTCACATTGGCTTTAACGAACCTTCTGACATTTTCCCAAAGGATACCCACATTGTGGACCTTCAGGAAAGCACCATCGAAGCCAACAAGCGCTTCTTCGCATCAATTGACGAAGTTCCTCGCCAGGCTTATACCATGGGAATCGGCACCATTATGAGAGCCAGAAAGATCCTTCTGATTATCAGCGGAGCTGATAAAGCGGACATCCTTTATGATGTAATCTGCGGACCAGTTACTTCCCGTGTTCCTGCATCTATTTTGCAGCTTCATCCGGATGTTACCATTGTTGCAGACGAAGCAGCTCTTTCCAAGATGGAAAACATTTAA
- a CDS encoding hemerythrin family protein, whose protein sequence is MAYTFTKDLETGNPLIDSEHHQLIDAINNLLAACSTGKGRAELANTAKFLQDYTAKHFGNEEKLQLQNQYPDYVNHKRYHEEFKKVVAGICAKLDKDGPTIALVGEVNSAIGGWLINHIKKEDVKVAAHIKSRS, encoded by the coding sequence ATGGCATATACATTTACAAAAGATTTAGAAACCGGCAACCCTTTAATCGATTCCGAGCATCACCAGTTGATTGATGCAATCAATAACCTGCTTGCCGCCTGCTCTACAGGAAAAGGCCGTGCAGAACTGGCTAATACTGCAAAATTTCTGCAGGACTATACTGCAAAACATTTCGGCAATGAGGAAAAACTCCAGCTGCAGAATCAGTACCCAGATTATGTAAACCACAAGCGTTACCATGAAGAGTTCAAAAAGGTGGTGGCAGGAATCTGCGCTAAGCTGGACAAGGACGGTCCGACCATCGCCCTTGTTGGTGAGGTCAACAGCGCCATTGGGGGCTGGCTGATCAACCACATCAAGAAAGAAGATGTCAAGGTGGCCGCCCATATTAAAAGCAGGTCTTAG